In the Acidobacteriota bacterium genome, one interval contains:
- a CDS encoding formylglycine-generating enzyme family protein, with translation MQKNHRINRKNKGYAWQALALLLVFSLAVAVTCQTKRRPSEPQMLGFEFETVTMNLDGKLANRRKGQARYFVEDLKGVRLEMVEIPAGTFLMGTSRAQADQEKAIGQKPEGGPYSSCVWEMPQHEVAVPSFYMGKYEVTQAQWKAVAKLPKVSLKLDPDPSQAEGDNRPVEQISWDEAIEFCARLSKATGRRYRLPSEAEWEYACRAGTTTAFAFGENVTNGMVVSTLGKSSPVGTTGIANNFGLYDMHGSVQEWCQDYWHEDYNEAPTDGSAWETGRKPPGRVVRGYWAGGGAWVADRDRGRSASRLYLSPNTRNDGTGFRVVVNARNR, from the coding sequence ATGCAAAAGAACCATAGAATAAATCGGAAGAACAAGGGGTATGCGTGGCAGGCGCTGGCGCTGCTGTTGGTGTTCTCACTCGCGGTCGCAGTCACCTGTCAGACCAAGCGACGTCCGAGCGAGCCGCAGATGCTCGGTTTCGAGTTTGAAACCGTGACCATGAATTTAGACGGGAAGCTTGCCAACCGCCGAAAAGGGCAGGCGCGCTATTTCGTCGAAGACCTCAAAGGGGTCAGGCTTGAGATGGTTGAAATACCGGCAGGTACGTTCCTGATGGGAACCAGCCGCGCTCAGGCTGATCAGGAGAAAGCGATAGGCCAAAAGCCGGAGGGCGGTCCATACTCGTCCTGCGTCTGGGAGATGCCACAGCACGAAGTTGCGGTGCCGTCGTTTTACATGGGCAAGTATGAGGTGACGCAAGCGCAATGGAAAGCCGTCGCCAAGTTGCCCAAAGTGAGTCTGAAACTGGATCCCGATCCGTCACAGGCGGAAGGCGATAACCGGCCGGTCGAACAAATTTCCTGGGACGAGGCGATTGAATTTTGCGCGCGACTATCTAAAGCGACAGGCAGGAGGTATCGCTTGCCTTCGGAAGCCGAATGGGAGTACGCCTGCCGGGCAGGAACCACAACCGCATTTGCGTTTGGCGAAAATGTCACAAATGGGATGGTGGTGAGCACGTTAGGAAAGAGTAGTCCTGTGGGCACGACCGGAATAGCTAACAATTTCGGCTTATACGATATGCATGGAAGTGTGCAGGAATGGTGTCAGGACTACTGGCACGAGGATTACAATGAAGCGCCGACAGATGGCAGTGCCTGGGAAACCGGACGCAAACCGCCAGGGCGAGTAGTGCGTGGGTACTGGGCAGGTGGGGGGGCTTGGGTAGCTGACCGCGACCGAGGTCGCTCAGCCAGCCGCCTATACCTATCGCCGAATACAAGAAACGACGGGACGGGGTTTCGCGTGGTGGTCAATGCGCGAAATCGTTGA
- a CDS encoding C25 family cysteine peptidase, with protein MREIVDLPILPFCSPEIARINERQCQNYSGHGSPTGWRGNLLTATEARGLISESYAIFILMNCLNGYFQDANLDSLGEALMKAERGGALAVWASSGLTLPMEQTLMNQALYGELFNPSLAGKAGITLGEATRQAKTKINDRDIRRTWILFGDPTLKVR; from the coding sequence ATGCGCGAAATCGTTGACCTGCCCATTTTACCCTTCTGCTCACCCGAAATAGCACGAATAAACGAGAGGCAGTGCCAAAATTACTCAGGCCACGGGTCGCCGACCGGTTGGCGCGGCAATCTGCTTACGGCTACGGAAGCGCGCGGTCTGATCAGTGAGTCCTATGCAATTTTTATATTGATGAATTGTTTGAATGGTTATTTTCAGGATGCCAATCTGGATTCGCTTGGCGAAGCATTGATGAAAGCCGAGCGTGGCGGCGCGTTGGCAGTCTGGGCATCATCAGGATTGACTTTACCAATGGAGCAAACGCTAATGAATCAGGCGCTCTATGGCGAGCTATTCAATCCAAGTCTTGCGGGCAAAGCAGGCATCACACTCGGCGAAGCTACGCGACAAGCCAAGACCAAAATCAATGACCGGGATATTCGCCGCACCTGGATACTGTTTGGCGACCCGACGCTGAAAGTAAGATGA
- a CDS encoding lysophospholipid acyltransferase family protein — MIAKLRGLFLVIFWFTAIALIGPVIILLCKLTGNENFIYEPVRLFVRIGLALVGVKIEVKGLQRLDPNQPYIFTPNHQSFIEVPLFVTYLGRNPAYLAKKEVFKYPVFGTGIRLIKVVPVDRSNSPAAVESAKLATQYIREGKSYMVYPEGTRSPDGRMLPFKKGAFIMAIDAGVPIVPVTVSGATRVMPKGEFNVYPSTVHITIHQPISTKGYSKENVAELMQRTREKIYSALSAEEAGTTTQ, encoded by the coding sequence ATGATCGCTAAACTTCGCGGACTCTTTTTAGTCATTTTCTGGTTTACGGCAATTGCCCTCATCGGTCCCGTCATCATTCTGCTTTGTAAACTGACCGGCAATGAAAATTTTATTTACGAACCGGTGCGCCTGTTTGTCCGAATCGGACTGGCGCTCGTGGGCGTCAAAATCGAAGTCAAAGGTTTGCAGCGCCTCGACCCCAACCAACCTTATATTTTCACCCCCAATCACCAAAGCTTTATCGAGGTTCCTTTGTTCGTCACCTACCTTGGGCGCAACCCCGCGTACCTGGCTAAAAAAGAGGTCTTCAAATATCCGGTATTCGGCACCGGCATTCGTTTAATCAAAGTGGTGCCCGTGGATCGCAGCAATTCTCCGGCGGCGGTTGAAAGCGCCAAACTCGCTACCCAATATATTCGCGAAGGCAAATCTTATATGGTTTACCCGGAAGGCACGCGCTCGCCTGACGGCAGAATGTTACCGTTTAAAAAAGGCGCGTTCATTATGGCGATTGATGCAGGGGTGCCGATTGTGCCGGTGACGGTTTCGGGCGCGACGCGGGTGATGCCCAAAGGTGAATTCAATGTTTACCCGTCAACTGTTCATATCACCATTCACCAACCCATCAGCACCAAAGGGTACTCGAAAGAAAATGTCGCGGAACTGATGCAGCGCACGCGGGAAAAAATCTATTCGGCACTGAGCGCCGAAGAAGCCGGAACGACAACGCAATAA
- a CDS encoding sulfatase, translating into MRLNHRSKVQQLLALGVGLLAFVQMIAMIAPAQTRAPRASPKSASAGLRLARLPKTKPRNIIFILTDDHRYDALGFLHSQPFIETPNLDEMARTGAHLKNAFVTTALCSPSRASILTGLYAHRHRVVDNNNPVPADLTFFSQYLQRAGYDTAFIGKWHMGGEIDHPQRGFNHWVSFKGQGTYLPNPNGLNVNGKRVPQRGYITDELTDYAIDWLNQRRGNQPFMLYLSHKGVHSDFVPAERHQGRGQNKTFTPPKTMSAELSRGFPMWVQNQRNSWHGVDFPYHSDLNIGEYYKRYAETLLGVDDSVGRVMQWLRENHLLDSTLVIYMGDNGFAFGEHGLIDKRTAYEESMRVPMIAHCPELFKGGAEINQVVANIDIAPTILEAAALKAPANLDGRSFLSLLQNKQVNWREALLYEYFWERNFPHTPTMHALRTGRYKYIHYQGIWDSDELFDMQADPLETTNLINRSEHQGLIRQLNQQLFDLLDETRGMYIPLYPDRGRQANLRRKSGSRPADFPAHLMREKNDRQ; encoded by the coding sequence ATGCGCTTGAATCATCGGAGTAAAGTTCAACAATTGCTGGCTCTGGGTGTCGGTTTATTAGCGTTCGTGCAGATGATTGCAATGATCGCGCCTGCGCAAACTCGCGCGCCGCGCGCGTCACCTAAAAGCGCCTCCGCTGGTTTACGACTCGCGCGACTGCCGAAAACCAAACCGCGCAATATCATCTTCATTCTCACGGATGACCATCGTTATGACGCGCTCGGTTTTCTGCACAGTCAACCGTTTATCGAAACGCCAAACCTCGACGAGATGGCGCGCACCGGCGCGCATTTAAAAAATGCGTTTGTGACCACGGCGCTTTGCTCGCCGAGCCGCGCCTCCATTCTCACAGGACTCTATGCTCATCGCCATCGCGTGGTTGATAACAACAATCCCGTACCGGCTGACCTCACCTTCTTTTCGCAATACCTGCAACGCGCCGGTTATGACACAGCCTTTATCGGCAAGTGGCACATGGGTGGCGAAATTGATCACCCGCAACGCGGCTTCAATCACTGGGTGAGTTTCAAAGGACAAGGCACTTATTTACCAAATCCCAACGGCTTGAATGTAAACGGCAAGCGCGTCCCGCAACGCGGCTACATCACCGACGAACTCACAGATTATGCGATTGATTGGCTCAATCAGCGTCGAGGCAACCAACCCTTTATGCTTTACCTTTCACACAAAGGCGTGCATTCCGATTTCGTCCCCGCGGAAAGGCACCAGGGGCGCGGGCAAAATAAAACTTTCACGCCGCCGAAAACCATGTCAGCGGAACTAAGCAGAGGCTTTCCGATGTGGGTACAGAATCAGCGCAACAGTTGGCACGGCGTCGATTTCCCTTATCACAGCGACCTCAATATCGGCGAATACTACAAGCGTTATGCTGAAACTTTGCTGGGCGTCGATGACAGCGTCGGGCGCGTGATGCAGTGGCTCAGAGAAAACCATCTGCTTGATTCGACGCTGGTGATTTATATGGGCGATAACGGATTCGCTTTCGGGGAACACGGCTTGATTGATAAACGCACGGCTTACGAAGAATCCATGCGCGTGCCGATGATTGCCCATTGCCCTGAATTATTCAAAGGCGGCGCTGAGATCAATCAGGTGGTTGCAAACATCGACATCGCGCCGACCATACTGGAAGCCGCAGCACTCAAAGCGCCCGCGAACCTGGATGGTCGAAGTTTTTTATCACTCCTGCAAAATAAACAGGTGAATTGGCGCGAGGCTCTGTTGTATGAGTATTTCTGGGAACGCAACTTTCCCCATACTCCAACCATGCATGCGTTGCGCACCGGGCGGTACAAATACATTCACTATCAAGGTATTTGGGACAGCGATGAACTCTTCGATATGCAGGCTGACCCGTTGGAAACCACCAATCTCATTAATCGTTCCGAACATCAAGGGTTAATCAGACAACTCAATCAACAGCTTTTCGATTTGCTTGATGAAACCAGAGGCATGTACATTCCGCTCTATCCTGACCGTGGAAGACAAGCGAACCTCCGTCGCAAAAGCGGCAGTCGCCCGGCGGATTTCCCTGCTCATCTGATGCGCGAAAAAAACGACCGGCAATGA
- a CDS encoding putative Ig domain-containing protein, with the protein MKKITTLFLFTLVAAFFVSFFYPGAKAQGNVYEVGADKPYTSIGAVPWESLQAGDTVLIYWRSTPYKEKFVICRQGTAAAPITVRGVSGPNGEQPVLDGNGATTRSVLNYWNQNRSVIKIGGANVPADTLPKYITIENLDIRSARPPYTYTATNGAVQAYVNNAASIYVEKGENITVRNCTLHDCGNGFFVASSDALASRNLLVEGNYIYDNGNVNSIYEHNNYTAAIGITFQYNRFGPLRAGCLGNNLKDRSAGLVVRYNWIEGGNRQLDLVDGEDSSLIRGQASYRETFVYGNVLIEPAAAGNRQIAHYGGDSGATANYRKGVLYFYNNTIVSTRTDRTTIMRLSTNEETCDFRNNITYVTAAGNTLSLLDDTGVLNMTRNWFKPGYVNSFSAMTGTVNNDGTSVLGSSPGFVDEATQDYHLATTSGCLNAGAQLHSRAFLTNNLTRQYVKHQSGEDRLNDGILDIGAFERQGSTPPPPPASLTITTTSVPAGTVNTAYSTTFAATGGVTPYSWSVVSGALPNGLQLNSATGVLNGTPTTTGSYTFTVQVSDAQTPPATNAKQFSLVVNAPPVATLNITTTSLPNGKIAVAYQQTLQATGGVSPYSWSLASGALPKGLTLNSATGVISGTPVKKGTWSFVARVRDSQAVPASDTQALTIKVTRF; encoded by the coding sequence TTGAAAAAAATAACGACACTTTTTCTGTTTACGCTGGTCGCAGCCTTTTTCGTTAGTTTCTTTTATCCAGGCGCAAAAGCGCAGGGCAATGTTTACGAAGTCGGCGCCGATAAACCTTACACCTCAATCGGCGCGGTTCCCTGGGAGAGTTTGCAAGCCGGTGACACGGTGTTGATTTACTGGCGTTCGACGCCTTACAAAGAAAAATTTGTTATCTGTCGGCAAGGCACGGCGGCGGCTCCCATCACCGTGCGCGGAGTTTCGGGTCCAAACGGCGAACAGCCCGTCCTTGATGGCAACGGCGCGACCACACGTTCGGTATTGAATTACTGGAATCAAAATCGCTCGGTCATCAAAATCGGCGGCGCAAATGTTCCCGCCGATACTTTGCCGAAATACATCACCATTGAAAATCTCGACATACGCAGCGCCCGCCCGCCTTACACCTACACCGCGACAAACGGCGCAGTGCAGGCTTATGTCAATAACGCCGCCTCGATTTATGTCGAGAAGGGCGAAAATATCACTGTGCGCAATTGCACATTGCACGATTGCGGCAATGGCTTTTTCGTGGCATCAAGCGACGCGCTGGCATCAAGAAACCTTCTCGTCGAAGGCAACTACATTTACGACAATGGCAATGTCAACAGCATCTATGAACACAACAACTACACGGCAGCCATCGGCATTACTTTTCAATACAACCGTTTCGGTCCCTTGCGCGCCGGTTGTCTCGGCAACAACCTCAAAGACCGTTCGGCGGGACTGGTGGTGCGTTACAACTGGATTGAAGGCGGCAACCGGCAACTCGATTTGGTCGATGGCGAAGACAGTTCATTGATTCGCGGTCAGGCGAGCTACCGCGAAACTTTTGTTTACGGCAATGTGTTGATTGAACCGGCGGCAGCCGGCAACCGGCAAATCGCCCATTACGGCGGCGACAGCGGCGCGACGGCAAATTATCGCAAAGGGGTTTTGTATTTTTACAACAACACGATTGTGTCAACGCGCACCGACCGCACGACGATAATGAGACTTTCGACCAACGAAGAGACCTGCGATTTTCGCAACAACATTACCTATGTGACGGCTGCGGGAAATACCTTGTCGCTGCTGGATGACACCGGGGTTTTGAATATGACACGCAACTGGTTCAAGCCCGGATATGTGAATTCATTCAGCGCCATGACCGGAACCGTGAATAATGACGGAACCTCTGTGCTTGGTTCATCGCCGGGATTCGTTGATGAAGCCACACAGGATTATCACCTCGCAACAACTTCCGGTTGCCTCAATGCCGGGGCGCAGTTGCATTCACGGGCGTTTTTAACCAACAACCTGACGCGCCAATACGTCAAGCATCAAAGCGGCGAAGACCGTTTGAATGATGGCATCCTGGACATCGGGGCATTTGAACGTCAGGGTTCTACACCACCACCGCCGCCTGCATCACTTACGATTACCACGACCAGCGTGCCTGCGGGAACCGTCAATACCGCCTATTCGACGACCTTTGCGGCAACCGGCGGAGTGACGCCTTACAGTTGGTCTGTGGTGAGTGGCGCGTTGCCAAATGGATTGCAATTGAATTCCGCGACCGGCGTATTGAATGGAACGCCGACCACCACGGGAAGTTATACGTTCACTGTGCAGGTGAGCGATGCGCAAACGCCACCGGCGACGAATGCGAAACAATTTTCTCTAGTGGTCAATGCGCCGCCGGTTGCGACGCTCAACATCACGACAACCAGTTTGCCGAATGGCAAAATCGCAGTCGCCTATCAGCAAACCTTGCAGGCGACCGGTGGCGTGTCGCCTTACAGTTGGTCGCTGGCGTCCGGCGCGTTGCCGAAAGGACTCACGCTCAATTCGGCAACCGGTGTCATCAGCGGCACACCAGTGAAAAAAGGGACGTGGAGTTTTGTCGCGCGTGTGCGTGACAGTCAGGCAGTTCCGGCAAGCGATACGCAGGCGCTCACCATCAAAGTGACGCGCTTTTAG